TTTTTTAAATCCGCCATACTTTTATCCAAAGAAGGACCTGCAGAAACCAAAACAGCAGGTTTTTTGCGAAATGCCCCTTTTAATACATCCACATTGCGGGCCTCACGGAATAGTGCCATATTCCGGATTCTATTTTTAAATAGTTGTTCTCCGCATATATCAAACACGCCTTTGGCTGAAATGGACTTGGTTGCATAAGCTCGTGCTTTGTTGGAGGCCTCAGTGTACAGCGGTTTATTCCAGTCGAACTGGACTGTATAATTGCTAAATAAAATATTTACGGAAATGGGGAATCCCACCAAGGTTTGGTCAAACTGTTGCCAGTCGATATCTCCCACAAAAAATGTCACTTTTTCAGAAAGGAAAAGCGGGCGCAAATCAACATACGTTAATGCGGTGCAAAATATATCTATGCAGGGTTCAATGACCATCATTCGGTACATATCCTGACGCATTTCCAAGGCGGCAAGAGGCCGATACCCAAGTCCCATTCCCGTAAGTATGCACACAGTCTTGTTTAAATTTTCCTCTTTTTTCAGCATGGGAAACTTTTGTTGAATAACCCCTAATACGTCCTTTTCATCGCATAAGAAATTGAACTTTTCTCCGGGCTGATGAAATCGTAATGTTGGGCCGGTCGGGGTCGGAATAATTGTTCCGATTTCCACCGGCGTATGTTCAATGACTTGTTTATATAGCTTTGGATTGGATGATTTTAGGCATGCCAGATTTTTTTCACGATAGTTTTGCACTCATTCCTCCTTTTCCATCTGAACCATGGTATCGATTATATTATCAGAAGCCTGCCTAATAATGAGAGACTAAACGCTTTTCAGTTTATTTGTGAGGCATTCATACTATGTTAAAAAAAACGAAATCCCTTATTCCCCGCAATATAGATAAGGCAGGTCTTGATATCAAAATTTGGAAAAAGCGCCACGGCATTTTTTTTATAGCCAAGCACCTGGGCAGTGTCCTGTTTGTGAGGCGCCTATAGGGATAAAATTTTTATTTATTTTATCCCACGCCTGAGCCGGAAACATGCCAAGATAAGCGCTATAATATCCGGCGAAGAGTTTTTCAAGATCCCCGTCTTTGGTAAATTGTTCAAATATCCGGATGTATCTCTGATGATTTGTTCAAAATTACCTACCGCATAGGGGATTTTTTTCATAGACTCACTTTTTCATTTACTTCGTGAGATGTCAAACAAATACCGATCAGCGCAGCATTTCCCGGCACATTGGGAACGGATAAAATATCTTTTTATGTAGCTGTTGGTTATCCTCGTTTATTTTGTGGACAAAGACCTCAGCGCATCAACGGCTGCCATGCATACGGCCACGGATGATTGGGGGTTTTCGGCTGAAAATGAGGCATCTTGTTTTGAAAATGTTGCACGCCACTTGGTTTCGGTCATGCTTTTGGGACACATATCTTTTAATTGAAATGTAAATCCTTTATTTTCAAGAATCCCGGCAAGCTCTATGGCAGCATTAATGTTATAAACGGCTTGGTTAGGGACGGATTCACCAAGAAGCTGTTTAAGCTGTTTTTCTAAATTTTCAACGGCAGATTCGGACATTATTTTCTCCAACGGTTTAAGTTCCTCAAAAAAGATGCGTTAGCATCCCTTGCTTCAACAATTTTGTTGATTGTACGCCTAATTCCGGGATGGTGAAAAGGGATTTATGATTTTAGAATGGATTTTGACATCGTACTGCCGATTAGAACAACTTTACTGTTGGTTTTTTTGACTTTGTCTGGAAAAAAAATAAGATTTATTGTACTCATTTATTATTCTAATCGTAATTTTAAATAAAAAAATGAGGAGAGAAAAATGAAACAGGTTTTTAAACTGTTCCCATGGTTCGTTGTATTGATCGCAATTACATTTACTGCTGGTATCTTAAGTGCGTCTGAGCTTGATGCATTTAAAGGCGAAAAAGGGGTGTTGCGCATCGCTGGGGGCACAGCCCATATTCCAGTCATGAAAGAGGCTGCCAAGCGGATTATGACAATGAATTCCGATATCCAGATCACCATTGCCGGAGGCGGATCCGGTGCCGGGATCAAACAGGTGGGAGAAGGCTTAGTGGACATCGGCAACTCCGGTCGTAAAGCTACGGATGAAGAAGTTTCAAAGTATAATCTTTCTATGTATAAATGGGCCATTGACGGAGTGGGCACGGTGGTTCACCCGTCAAATCCGGTCAACGTGCTTTCCAGTGAACAGCTCAAGGGCATCTATGCCGGGAAAATTGTAAACTGGAAGGAAGTTGGCGGTGAAGACCGGCCTATCAATATTTACACAAGGGATAAGTCTTCGGGTACTCGTGCGGTTTTTTGGAAAAAAGCATTGGGTAAAGGGGATATTTCCGGGAAAGCCAATTTTGTTGCGTCCAACGGTGCCATGAAAGCGGCTGTTACCAATGATCCCTATGCCATTGGATACGTCTCTGTGGGGTATATGGATGAAACAGTTGCACCGATCGCTCTGGACGGGGTCATTCCTACTTTGAAAACGGTTCAATCCGGCGAATACAAAGTTGCCAGAGGTCTTTACAGCAATACCAAAGGCGAATATACAGGGCTTGCCAAAAAATTGATCACCTACCTGCTTAGTCCCGAAGGCCAGAAGATTGTTTCCGAGATGGGATTCATTCCTGTCAACTAATGTCGTTCAAAGATAAATGTGCACCGGCAGTTTTTGCCGGTGCCTCTTTTTTATGTGCGGCTGTCACCCTGTGTGTCTTGGGGTTCATGGTGATGTTGAGCCTGCCTGTCCTTAAAAGCGGCATGCTCTGGACGATCCTGACCGACTCCTGGTCGCCGGACCATGGCCGGTTCGGCATTTTCGCCATGATTGCAGGCACCTTTTATATCGCCTCTTTAAGTCTTATCATCAGTTTGCCCATCAGCCTTGGTTGTTCTTTTTTTATGCAGATCACCCATAAAGGGCCGGCGGGCCGGTTGCTTAAAAAGTTCGTTCAGTTCATGACTGCCATTCCCACGGTGATTTACGGATTTGTGGGAGTGTTTCTGCTGGTCCCCCTTGTCCGGGATTTTTTTTCCCATGGATCAGGTCTGAGTATTTTGACTGCATCCATTATGCTTGGCCTGCTTATTTCCCCCACCATGATTCTATTTTTTTGTGCAAGCTTTGAACGGGTACCCAAAATTTATACGGATGCTGTGGATTCTCTTGGATCCACTCCTTTTCAGAAATTGTTTTACGTGATTTTACCCCAGGCTTGGCCCGGAGTGTTGACCGGGTTGATTTTGGCTTTTGGCCGGGCCATGGGGGACACCCTGGTGGCCCTGATGCTCAGCGGAAACAGCGTTATGATGCCGGCATCTGTTTTGGATTCGGCCAGAACACTGACCGCCCACATTGCCATGATCATTGCTGCGGATTTTGACAGCATTGAATTTAAGACCATATTTGTCAGCGGTGCTGTTTTGTATTTGATGACAGGTCTCGGAATTTTTTTGGCGCGTATGTCCGGACGGAGAATAGAATAATGTCACAGAGCTTACCTGACAGGCTGTTATCCTTTTTTTCCTGGACCTGCGCTTTACTGCTTGCCGCCGGCGTTTGTATCATTATCGGTTTTTTGATCCTGAAAGGCGGGCGAGCCCTGAATCTTGATCTTATTTTTGCCGATACCCGTCCTCTGGATGCAATCCTGCTTAAACGCCAGGTGTTCGGCGGCCTGTTTCCAGCCATGGCTGGTACGTTTCTGCTGATCATTCTATCCGTGGGTATTGCGCTGCCCTTGGGGCTCTGTGCCGGAATTTATCTGGCGGAATATGCCTCTTCAAATGCCAGGATCGTGTTTGGGTTTATGGTGGATCTTCTGGCTGGAATCCCTTCCATTGTTGTCGGATTGTTCGGCTTTTCCATTACCATTTTTTTACACCATTTTTACAACAGCCGAATTTATCCGTGTTTGTTGATTTCTGCCTTATCTCTTGCGTTTCTGGTGTTGCCCTATATCATCAAAACAACCCAGGGTGCCATTGAAAGAATACCAATTTTAACCCGGCTCACAGCACCTGGATTAGGTGCCACCAAACTGCAGAATGTGTTGTTGGTTCTGCTGCCTTTGTCTCTTTCGGACATTGTTTCCGGTGTGGTCCTTGCCATTGGACGGTGTGCAGAGGATACAGCCGTAATTATGCTTACCGGCGTGGTTGCCACCGCTGGTGTTCCCAAATCTCTTTTTGCAAGTTTCGAGGCTCTGCCGTTTTTTATATATTATACGGCATCGGAATACACGGACCCTACAGAATTGGTGAAAGGATATGGTGCTGCCTTAATCTTGCTTTTGATCTGTTCAATACTTTTTATATTTGCCCATCTCATCAAGACTCTGATTGATCGCAGGGCAGGAATCATGGGTTAGGAATCAAATATGCAAACTTCGGTTAAAGTCAAAATCAGAGATCTCTATTTTTATTATAGGGCCCGGACTATTCTGGAAAATATTAATATTGATATTTATGAAAATTCAATTACATCAATTACCGGGCCGTCAGGGCAGGGCAAATCCTCATTTCTCACCATTTTGAATCGGCTGTGCCATAATATGGACGGGGCAAAGGTTGATGGAAAAGTCACCATTGATTTTGGCAACGGTTTTGAAAATATTTTCCAAAAAAACTATGCTTTACCTGAATTGCGAAAAAGAGTGGGGATGGTCTTTCAGACACCCAACCCATTGCCCATGAGTATATATAAAAATGTGGCATTCCCTTTGAAGCTTGCCGGATACAAAAATGAGGACGGCATCCGTCAAAAGGCAAAAAAATCCCTTGAACATGCGTTTTTATGGGACGAGGTCAAGGATCGCCTGTCCGATGATGCCCGCCTGCTTTCCGGTGGCCAGCAGCAACGGCTTTGCCTGGCGAGATCCATTGTTTTGGAGCCCCAGGTACTGCTGCTGGACGAACCCACCTCCAGTCTGGATGAAACCTCGGTTCAGGTCATTGAAGAACTCTTGGCCCGGCTGAAAAACAGATGTACGATCATAATGGTTTCCCATTACATGGATCAGGTGAAGCGCATTGCCGACCATCAGTTTATTTTGCACAATCGGCAACTAATAAAGTCTGAAAATTTATAAAATAGACGAAGTCATGACCGCCCCCTCCCGTTTTTATCTTGTAAAGACAGGAATGGCGAGGGGGCGGTTACAAATGTCTTGGGGGCTGTGTCATGCGCTTAGTCCGGCAGCAGATCATAAAAATACATCATGGCATCGGACCGGGTGATGATGCCGATAATTTTATTTTCTTTCATGACCGGAATTCTTCCGATGTCATGCCTGATCATCAGTCGGGCAGCTTCAAATGCACTTTTATCATAATCAATGGTGATTAGTTTTCTGCTCATAATGGCTTTAATTGGGGATTGCATCTGATTTGATTTTTTGACTTTTCTAAAATCGCGCCTTGAGACAACGCCCACAAGATTATCGTCGTCGTCCACAACTGGCATACCCGAACATCCCATCTCCCGCAGCATCATGGCCACATCGCCCACAGGCGTGTCGTTTTTTACCGTTACCACAGGGTATGACATGATATCAGAGAGCATGACCGACGAATACTGATTGCCCTTGAGCAATTCCATGACGGTTTCTAATAACGCATCCGGATTTGCGCCTTTGACCAGGGCCGAGCCTGCCCCGGGATGGCCGCCTCCGCCAAGAGATCGCATAAGTACGCCAATGTTGATT
The DNA window shown above is from uncultured Desulfobacter sp. and carries:
- a CDS encoding ABC transporter permease subunit, coding for MSFKDKCAPAVFAGASFLCAAVTLCVLGFMVMLSLPVLKSGMLWTILTDSWSPDHGRFGIFAMIAGTFYIASLSLIISLPISLGCSFFMQITHKGPAGRLLKKFVQFMTAIPTVIYGFVGVFLLVPLVRDFFSHGSGLSILTASIMLGLLISPTMILFFCASFERVPKIYTDAVDSLGSTPFQKLFYVILPQAWPGVLTGLILAFGRAMGDTLVALMLSGNSVMMPASVLDSARTLTAHIAMIIAADFDSIEFKTIFVSGAVLYLMTGLGIFLARMSGRRIE
- a CDS encoding ATP-binding cassette domain-containing protein, yielding MQTSVKVKIRDLYFYYRARTILENINIDIYENSITSITGPSGQGKSSFLTILNRLCHNMDGAKVDGKVTIDFGNGFENIFQKNYALPELRKRVGMVFQTPNPLPMSIYKNVAFPLKLAGYKNEDGIRQKAKKSLEHAFLWDEVKDRLSDDARLLSGGQQQRLCLARSIVLEPQVLLLDEPTSSLDETSVQVIEELLARLKNRCTIIMVSHYMDQVKRIADHQFILHNRQLIKSENL
- a CDS encoding phosphate ABC transporter substrate-binding protein; this encodes MKQVFKLFPWFVVLIAITFTAGILSASELDAFKGEKGVLRIAGGTAHIPVMKEAAKRIMTMNSDIQITIAGGGSGAGIKQVGEGLVDIGNSGRKATDEEVSKYNLSMYKWAIDGVGTVVHPSNPVNVLSSEQLKGIYAGKIVNWKEVGGEDRPINIYTRDKSSGTRAVFWKKALGKGDISGKANFVASNGAMKAAVTNDPYAIGYVSVGYMDETVAPIALDGVIPTLKTVQSGEYKVARGLYSNTKGEYTGLAKKLITYLLSPEGQKIVSEMGFIPVN
- a CDS encoding ABC transporter permease subunit; its protein translation is MSQSLPDRLLSFFSWTCALLLAAGVCIIIGFLILKGGRALNLDLIFADTRPLDAILLKRQVFGGLFPAMAGTFLLIILSVGIALPLGLCAGIYLAEYASSNARIVFGFMVDLLAGIPSIVVGLFGFSITIFLHHFYNSRIYPCLLISALSLAFLVLPYIIKTTQGAIERIPILTRLTAPGLGATKLQNVLLVLLPLSLSDIVSGVVLAIGRCAEDTAVIMLTGVVATAGVPKSLFASFEALPFFIYYTASEYTDPTELVKGYGAALILLLICSILFIFAHLIKTLIDRRAGIMG